A genomic window from Arthrobacter globiformis includes:
- a CDS encoding AMIN-like domain-containing (lipo)protein, translating into MKRIPAWLTVIFLAVGLGLLAPGSASAASYCGQVWGSLAKADKTMSTAALTNVRTGQHYCFDRLVIDLNGKAKGYNVRYVSEVAQEGSGLPLKLRGAAFLQLTINSPAYDNATGKATFIPANRSEVTNVSGYHTFRQVAWAGSFEGYTTLGLGVRARLPFKVYTLDGPGSGSRLVIDVAHYW; encoded by the coding sequence ATGAAAAGAATTCCCGCCTGGCTCACAGTCATATTTCTGGCTGTTGGGCTGGGCCTGCTGGCTCCGGGCTCCGCCTCGGCAGCCTCCTACTGCGGGCAGGTGTGGGGCTCGCTGGCGAAGGCAGACAAGACCATGAGCACCGCAGCCCTCACGAATGTCCGCACGGGGCAGCACTACTGCTTCGACCGCCTGGTGATCGACCTCAACGGCAAAGCCAAAGGCTACAACGTCCGCTACGTTTCCGAGGTGGCCCAGGAAGGGTCCGGCCTGCCGCTCAAGCTCCGTGGCGCGGCCTTCCTGCAGCTGACCATCAACTCGCCGGCCTATGACAATGCCACCGGCAAGGCCACCTTCATTCCGGCCAACCGGTCCGAGGTGACCAACGTGTCCGGATACCACACGTTCCGGCAGGTGGCGTGGGCCGGCAGCTTCGAGGGGTACACCACCCTTGGCCTGGGCGTCCGTGCCCGGCTGCCGTTCAAGGTGTACACGCTGGATGGCCCTGGCTCCGGCTCCCGGCTCGTCATCGACGTCGCCCACTACTGGTGA
- a CDS encoding APC family permease: MSQTTRESIQPGGKSTPPAGAASHSITGKGLKGGQLGLLAVVVLGISSVAPAYSLTSSLGPAVGAVGVQLPAIFIVAFIPMILVAFAYRELNADSPDSGTSFTWATKAFGPFVGWMGGWGLLAANIIVLSNLAGVAVDFFYLFLAQLFNNPELADLTSNTAVNIATCLSFVALAVWVSYRGLHATKLVQYSMVGFQVLVLGVFIVMALTHAASGDAGPSLAFSWDWFNPAKIESFEQFTAGMSLAVFVYWGWDVCLTVNEETKGGRGTAGKAGTTTAVAVLALYLAVIVATMMVAGTGADGIGLNNPDNQSNIFAALASPVMGPLAILMSLAVLSGTASSLQSTMASPARSLLAMGHYGALPPRFASVSKRFGSPGFATLVAGGISGGFYAVMKVVSENVLNDTILALGLMICFYYGLTAFACTWYFRHSLFSSVRNFFMRLLFPMLGGLVLTVVFIQTAVDSWAPEFGSGSEIFGVGLVFVLGVGILALGIAFMLVMARLRPGYFRGDTIRQDTPALVVPE; this comes from the coding sequence ATGAGCCAAACCACGCGTGAGAGCATCCAGCCCGGCGGGAAGAGCACTCCCCCGGCCGGCGCAGCATCGCACAGCATTACCGGGAAAGGCCTGAAGGGCGGGCAGTTGGGCCTCCTGGCCGTCGTCGTCCTGGGTATTTCCTCGGTGGCCCCGGCCTACAGCCTCACCAGTTCGCTTGGGCCCGCCGTCGGGGCCGTGGGAGTGCAGCTGCCGGCAATCTTTATCGTTGCGTTCATCCCAATGATCCTGGTGGCGTTCGCCTACCGCGAGCTCAACGCCGACTCCCCGGACAGCGGCACCTCGTTCACCTGGGCGACAAAAGCGTTCGGCCCGTTCGTCGGCTGGATGGGCGGCTGGGGTCTGCTCGCCGCCAACATCATTGTTTTGTCCAACCTGGCAGGCGTCGCGGTGGACTTCTTCTACCTCTTCCTGGCCCAGTTGTTCAACAACCCCGAGCTCGCGGACCTGACCTCCAACACCGCAGTCAATATTGCCACCTGCCTCTCGTTCGTGGCTCTCGCCGTCTGGGTCAGCTACCGGGGCCTGCACGCCACCAAGCTCGTGCAGTACAGCATGGTTGGTTTCCAGGTCCTGGTTCTGGGCGTCTTCATCGTCATGGCGCTCACGCACGCAGCATCCGGCGACGCCGGTCCGTCCCTCGCGTTCAGCTGGGACTGGTTCAACCCCGCCAAGATCGAGAGCTTCGAGCAGTTCACCGCCGGCATGTCACTGGCCGTCTTCGTCTACTGGGGCTGGGACGTTTGCCTGACCGTGAATGAGGAAACCAAGGGCGGCAGGGGCACCGCAGGCAAGGCGGGAACGACGACAGCGGTCGCCGTCCTGGCCCTCTACCTCGCCGTCATCGTGGCCACCATGATGGTAGCCGGCACCGGCGCCGACGGCATTGGTCTGAACAACCCGGACAACCAGTCGAATATCTTTGCCGCGCTGGCCTCGCCGGTGATGGGTCCGCTTGCCATCCTGATGTCCCTCGCCGTGCTCTCTGGCACCGCCTCGTCCCTGCAGTCCACCATGGCCTCCCCGGCACGCAGCCTGCTCGCGATGGGTCACTACGGCGCCCTGCCGCCGCGTTTCGCGTCAGTCAGCAAGCGCTTTGGCTCCCCCGGCTTCGCCACGCTGGTCGCGGGCGGGATCTCCGGCGGCTTCTACGCCGTCATGAAGGTGGTCAGCGAGAACGTCCTCAACGACACCATCCTGGCGCTGGGCCTGATGATCTGCTTCTACTACGGCCTCACGGCATTCGCCTGCACGTGGTACTTCCGGCACAGCCTGTTCTCCAGCGTCCGCAACTTCTTTATGCGGCTGCTGTTCCCCATGCTGGGCGGACTGGTCCTCACCGTCGTCTTCATCCAGACCGCCGTGGACAGCTGGGCGCCTGAGTTCGGCAGCGGTTCGGAGATCTTCGGCGTGGGGCTCGTCTTCGTGCTCGGCGTTGGGATCCTGGCCCTCGGGATCGCCTTCATGCTGGTGATGGCGCGGCTGCGGCCCGGCTATTTCCGCGGCGACACCATCCGCCAGGACACCCCCGCGCTGGTGGTCCCCGAATAG
- a CDS encoding agmatine deiminase family protein, with protein MPAETARQERLWMAFPTGGYTLGDTAEAAHAARSVWAAVANAAVEFEPVTMVVDPSDVGTAARYLSPAVEVLTAELNDAWMRDIGPTFVLDGNGALGAVDWVFNGWGGQDWASWDKDSLVAAEVAGRSSARHLVSELVNEGGGIQVDGEGTVLVTETVQLDPGRNPGLSRADVEAELARTIGAKKVIWLPRGLTRDSQRFGTRGHVDIVAAIPSPGTLLVHSQQNPAHPDYEVSREIISFLSSTTDAAGREWSIVEVPAPVALTDPEGFVDYSYINHVVVNGGVIACTFSDPNDEKALRILADAYPGRKVVGIDARELFARGGGIHCITQQQPAAI; from the coding sequence ATGCCAGCCGAGACGGCGCGCCAGGAGCGGCTCTGGATGGCCTTTCCCACCGGCGGCTACACCCTCGGCGACACCGCCGAGGCGGCGCACGCCGCCCGTTCCGTCTGGGCCGCCGTCGCGAACGCCGCCGTCGAGTTTGAACCGGTCACCATGGTGGTGGACCCGTCCGACGTCGGGACAGCCGCTCGCTATCTGTCCCCCGCCGTCGAAGTGCTGACGGCGGAACTCAACGACGCCTGGATGCGCGACATCGGCCCGACGTTTGTCCTGGACGGAAACGGCGCCCTGGGCGCCGTCGACTGGGTCTTCAACGGCTGGGGTGGCCAGGACTGGGCCAGCTGGGACAAGGACTCACTGGTCGCCGCCGAGGTGGCCGGACGGTCCAGCGCCCGGCACCTCGTGTCCGAACTGGTCAACGAGGGCGGCGGAATCCAGGTGGACGGCGAGGGCACGGTGCTGGTCACCGAAACGGTGCAGCTTGATCCGGGCCGCAACCCCGGCCTCAGCAGGGCCGACGTCGAGGCCGAACTGGCCAGGACCATCGGCGCCAAAAAGGTGATCTGGCTGCCCCGCGGCCTAACCCGCGACTCACAGCGGTTCGGAACGCGCGGGCACGTCGATATCGTTGCCGCCATCCCGTCCCCGGGCACCCTGCTGGTCCATTCCCAGCAGAACCCGGCCCACCCGGACTATGAGGTGAGCCGCGAAATCATCAGCTTCCTGTCCTCCACTACAGATGCTGCTGGCCGGGAATGGTCGATCGTCGAAGTCCCGGCACCCGTTGCCCTGACGGATCCGGAGGGCTTCGTGGACTACAGCTACATCAACCATGTGGTGGTGAACGGCGGCGTCATCGCCTGCACGTTCTCCGACCCCAACGACGAGAAGGCACTCCGCATCCTCGCGGATGCGTATCCTGGGCGCAAGGTGGTGGGCATCGATGCCCGCGAACTCTTCGCCCGCGGCGGGGGCATTCACTGCATCACCCAGCAGCAGCCCGCTGCAATCTAG
- a CDS encoding nitrilase-related carbon-nitrogen hydrolase translates to MIEITCLNAPASLARTAPSGRPALRVGVVQHRWHSSAAALRAELNDGIDRAARLGATVVFLPELTLSRYPADQVPENDLARQGQDRPRPSDTAEDLLTGPTFRFAAEAARRNGITVHASLYQLAGNPDGSDDGLGLNTSILVSPAGELLAATHKLHIPVTAGYYEDKFFRQGPAAEDAYQVHAPAELGGARLGMPTCWDEWFPELARMYSLGGAELLVYPTAIGSEPLFPEFDTQPLWQQVIVGNGIANGLFMVVPNRWGQEGSLNFYGSSFISDPYGRILVQAPRDESAVLVADLDLDQRRDWLTLFPFLTTRRPDTYARLTEPVRPEEPFGTPDALIVTSSTTGVSAGSTAGVNA, encoded by the coding sequence ATGATCGAAATAACCTGCCTCAACGCGCCTGCCTCCCTCGCCCGGACAGCGCCGTCCGGCCGTCCCGCCTTGAGGGTGGGCGTTGTGCAGCACCGCTGGCACAGCAGCGCCGCCGCACTCCGCGCGGAACTCAACGACGGCATCGACCGGGCCGCCCGGCTGGGCGCCACCGTGGTGTTCCTGCCCGAGCTCACCCTCTCCCGCTACCCCGCAGACCAGGTTCCGGAGAATGACCTTGCACGGCAGGGCCAGGACCGGCCGCGCCCCTCCGACACCGCCGAGGACCTGCTGACCGGCCCCACGTTCCGTTTTGCCGCCGAGGCCGCCCGCCGGAACGGCATCACCGTCCACGCCTCGCTCTACCAGCTCGCCGGCAACCCGGACGGCTCGGACGACGGCCTGGGCCTGAACACCTCCATCCTCGTGTCCCCAGCCGGCGAACTCCTGGCCGCCACCCACAAGCTGCACATCCCGGTGACCGCCGGATACTACGAGGACAAGTTCTTCCGCCAGGGTCCCGCAGCGGAGGACGCCTACCAGGTCCACGCCCCGGCTGAACTCGGCGGAGCCCGGCTGGGCATGCCCACCTGCTGGGACGAATGGTTCCCCGAACTGGCCCGCATGTACTCCCTCGGGGGCGCCGAACTGCTGGTGTACCCGACGGCGATCGGTTCCGAGCCGCTGTTCCCGGAGTTTGACACCCAGCCGCTCTGGCAGCAGGTCATCGTGGGCAACGGCATCGCCAACGGCCTGTTCATGGTGGTCCCGAACCGCTGGGGCCAGGAGGGCAGCCTGAACTTCTACGGGTCCTCCTTCATCTCGGACCCCTACGGCCGCATCCTGGTCCAGGCGCCCCGCGACGAGTCGGCGGTCCTCGTGGCCGACCTCGACCTGGACCAGCGCAGGGACTGGCTGACGCTGTTCCCGTTCCTGACCACCCGCCGACCCGACACCTACGCCCGGCTCACCGAACCGGTCCGCCCCGAGGAGCCGTTCGGCACGCCGGATGCACTGATCGTGACCAGTTCAACCACCGGGGTTTCGGCAGGATCAACCGCCGGGGTAAACGCGTGA
- a CDS encoding Dps family protein, translating into MKASPTLTNNMQAVLTDLIELHIQGKQAHWNIVGTNFRDLHLQLDEIVDAARAFADDIAERMRALHALPDGRSATVAKSTHLPPFPDGLINTKDAIDRMVAALEAAVGTMRKVHDEVDEEDPTTADLLHTFIEKLEQYAWMVGAENMKASANVTHPDSK; encoded by the coding sequence ATGAAGGCTTCACCGACACTGACCAATAACATGCAGGCCGTCCTGACGGACCTGATCGAACTGCACATCCAGGGCAAGCAGGCGCACTGGAACATCGTTGGAACCAACTTCAGGGATCTGCACCTTCAGCTCGACGAGATCGTCGACGCCGCACGGGCCTTTGCCGACGACATCGCCGAGCGCATGCGCGCCCTGCACGCCCTGCCGGACGGCCGCAGCGCCACGGTGGCGAAGTCGACCCACCTTCCCCCGTTCCCCGACGGGCTCATCAACACCAAGGATGCGATCGACCGCATGGTGGCAGCACTCGAAGCGGCCGTAGGCACCATGCGCAAGGTCCATGACGAGGTGGATGAGGAGGACCCCACCACTGCAGACCTGCTGCATACCTTCATCGAAAAGCTCGAGCAGTACGCGTGGATGGTTGGCGCCGAGAACATGAAGGCGTCGGCCAACGTCACGCACCCTGACAGCAAGTAG
- a CDS encoding MFS transporter — MTTHSTLRPEHASANEAPGGGARDWFALALLMFPVLLVAVDNTALTFALPAIARSLDPSGVQLLWVVDAYALVLAGLLVAMGSLGDRIGRRRLLLVGISGFAVVSAASAFAPSAEWLIAGRAALGFFGAMLMPSTLSLIRNIFREPGRRRLAVAIWAAGFSGGAALGPIFGGWLVEHFWWGAVLLVAVPIMLPPLVLGRFLIPESKDPNPGRVDLASVALSMLAMVPVVYGIKELATHGPGVTSLGVLAFGLAMGLLFVRRQQTLASPLLDTSPLLDMSLFRNRVFSTAITANILALFSYNGFILFLAQHLQLLEGMSPSESGTAMLPALTATVVAGLLVVPLVRKVRPGFVVAAGLALSAAGYSVVAFGDHDAGPTALLAALLVLALGVGSAETISNDLILGAVPAEKSGAAAAISETGYEVGSLLGTALLGSILTASYQQHLALPETVARAVPAESADQARETLAGAMELAGSLPAPLAEGLTAAARAAFDSGVHITAAIALVLMAGASVLAAVVLRRIPHAK, encoded by the coding sequence ATGACCACGCACTCAACCCTTCGCCCGGAGCACGCGTCCGCAAACGAGGCCCCCGGTGGCGGCGCGCGCGACTGGTTCGCTCTGGCCCTGCTCATGTTCCCGGTCCTCCTGGTGGCCGTGGACAACACTGCACTGACGTTCGCCCTTCCCGCGATCGCCCGCAGCCTCGACCCCTCGGGCGTGCAGCTTTTATGGGTGGTGGATGCCTACGCCCTGGTCCTCGCCGGACTCCTTGTTGCCATGGGGAGCCTCGGCGACAGGATCGGGCGCCGCCGGCTGCTGCTGGTCGGCATTTCCGGCTTCGCCGTGGTCTCCGCGGCGTCGGCCTTCGCCCCGAGCGCCGAATGGCTCATAGCAGGCCGGGCGGCTCTCGGATTCTTCGGCGCCATGCTCATGCCGTCCACGCTGTCACTGATCCGCAACATCTTCCGGGAGCCGGGCAGGCGGAGGCTGGCCGTGGCCATCTGGGCCGCGGGGTTCTCCGGCGGCGCAGCGCTGGGGCCGATCTTTGGCGGCTGGCTGGTGGAGCATTTCTGGTGGGGCGCCGTCCTGCTCGTTGCCGTGCCCATCATGCTGCCGCCACTGGTCCTGGGCCGCTTCCTCATTCCGGAATCCAAGGATCCGAATCCCGGGCGCGTGGACCTGGCCAGCGTGGCGCTGTCGATGCTGGCCATGGTGCCGGTGGTCTACGGCATCAAGGAACTGGCCACCCATGGACCCGGCGTGACGTCACTCGGGGTTCTGGCATTTGGCCTGGCCATGGGACTCCTGTTTGTCCGCCGCCAGCAGACCCTCGCGTCCCCGCTCCTGGACACGTCCCCGCTCCTGGACATGTCACTGTTCAGGAACCGCGTGTTCAGCACTGCGATCACGGCAAACATCCTGGCGCTGTTCTCCTACAACGGCTTCATCCTGTTTCTGGCCCAGCACCTGCAGCTGCTCGAGGGCATGTCACCGTCGGAGTCGGGCACCGCCATGCTGCCGGCCCTGACGGCCACCGTGGTGGCGGGTTTGCTCGTGGTTCCGTTGGTCCGGAAGGTCCGGCCGGGCTTTGTGGTGGCCGCGGGACTGGCGCTGAGCGCCGCCGGCTACTCCGTCGTGGCGTTCGGCGATCACGACGCCGGGCCCACCGCGCTGCTGGCCGCCCTCCTCGTCCTGGCGCTGGGCGTGGGTTCTGCCGAGACCATCTCGAACGATTTGATACTGGGCGCCGTGCCCGCGGAAAAATCCGGCGCAGCGGCGGCCATTTCGGAGACCGGATACGAAGTGGGTTCACTCCTCGGGACAGCCCTCCTGGGGTCCATCCTGACCGCGTCATACCAGCAGCATCTCGCCCTCCCGGAGACCGTTGCCCGCGCGGTCCCGGCGGAGTCGGCGGACCAGGCCAGGGAGACCCTGGCAGGGGCCATGGAGCTCGCCGGGTCGCTCCCGGCCCCGCTGGCCGAAGGGCTCACGGCGGCCGCCCGGGCTGCCTTCGATTCCGGTGTCCACATCACCGCTGCGATCGCGCTGGTACTTATGGCAGGAGCCTCGGTGCTCGCCGCCGTCGTACTTCGCCGCATCCCGCACGCGAAGTAG
- a CDS encoding TetR/AcrR family transcriptional regulator, translating into MPRKPVARGAVLDAFESLLIEVGERAATLDAVAARAGVSKGGLLYHFPNKEALIGVLLDRLDEFAEADARAMAAAPEGAAAYFIKSSVWADTPLDRAIVAATRLAEVAHEETRRRFAHIQQRWLDEIARDVGPGLAKAVLYMGDGLYFNAMLSIGPAASPSETAADVESLLAALDRLRR; encoded by the coding sequence ATGCCCAGAAAACCGGTCGCCCGCGGCGCAGTGCTCGATGCGTTCGAATCCCTCCTGATCGAGGTGGGGGAGCGCGCCGCCACCCTTGATGCCGTGGCAGCCCGCGCCGGCGTGTCCAAGGGCGGGCTCCTGTACCACTTTCCGAACAAGGAAGCGCTGATCGGCGTCCTGCTGGACCGCCTCGACGAGTTCGCGGAAGCGGATGCCCGGGCCATGGCTGCGGCTCCCGAGGGCGCGGCCGCTTACTTCATCAAATCGTCCGTCTGGGCGGACACTCCGCTGGACCGTGCCATCGTGGCTGCGACGAGGCTTGCCGAGGTGGCGCACGAGGAGACGCGGCGCCGGTTTGCCCACATCCAGCAGCGGTGGCTCGATGAGATCGCCCGTGACGTCGGGCCGGGCCTGGCCAAGGCCGTGCTGTACATGGGCGACGGCCTCTACTTCAACGCCATGCTCTCAATCGGGCCGGCCGCGTCGCCCTCCGAGACGGCGGCCGACGTCGAAAGCCTCCTGGCCGCGCTTGACCGGCTCAGGCGGTAG
- the gcvP gene encoding aminomethyl-transferring glycine dehydrogenase translates to MEFLLTVNSASSSFVDRHIGARRQADVEAMLKAVGYDTVDALVDTAVPNDIRQDSALQLAPALSEVEALAELRKLAAKNKTAVQMIGQGYYDTVTPPVIRRNVLEAPAWYTAYTPYQPEISQGRLEALLNFQTMVQDLVGLPIANASLLDEATAVAEAVLLMRRANKNKTAHDGKTVLDADCLPQTIAIVKGRAEALGFEVEVADLSQGLPDGDINGVVLQQPGVSGRVFDHSEVIAAAKERGALVTVAADLLALTLITPPGEQGADIAVGSAQRLGVPLFYGGPHAAYMAVQKGLERSLPGRLVGVSKDSAGVPAYRLALQTREQHIRREKATSNICTAQALLAIVASMYAVYHGPEGLKAIAETAHGHARTVAASLKAAGLDVLHTSFFDTVTVSVPGKAAGIIAAAEQKGINLRSIDADTIGISTDETTTPAIVADVLAAFGAGAVEAADGFALDAAVERSSAYLQHPVFNTHRSETQLLRYIRKLSDRDLALDRTMIPLGSCTMKLNATAEMEAISWPEFASIHPFAPDSQTEGWRELIADLESQLTEITGYDQVSIQPNAGSQGELAGLLAIRGYHLSRGDDQRNICLIPASAHGTNAASAVLAGMKVVVVATAADGTIDHADLYAKIEQHRDALSCIMITYPSTHGVYDADVREVCDAIHAAGGQVYIDGANLNALVGLAQPGKFGGDVSHLNLHKTFCIPHGGGGPGVGPVAAKAHLAPFMPGDAATWTEGNDVPISASRFGSAGVLPISWAYVKLMGGSGLTEATKSALLAANYVAASLNDFFPVLYTGEGGLVAHECILDLRELTARTGVTAEDVAKRLIDYGFHAPTLAFPVAGTLMVEPTESEDLGEIDRFIKAMIAIRGEIDQVANGDFTVENSPLRNAPHTAAAAISSDWDRAYPREQAVFPVHTLKQDKYFPPVGRIDGAAGDRNLVCSCPPIEAFEN, encoded by the coding sequence ATGGAGTTCCTTTTGACCGTTAATTCAGCCTCCTCGTCCTTCGTTGACCGGCATATTGGCGCCCGCCGCCAGGCCGACGTCGAAGCCATGCTCAAGGCCGTCGGCTACGACACCGTCGACGCGCTGGTTGATACGGCAGTGCCCAACGACATCCGCCAGGACTCAGCGCTGCAGCTCGCGCCGGCCCTGAGCGAAGTGGAAGCGCTCGCGGAACTCCGGAAGCTCGCGGCCAAGAACAAGACCGCCGTCCAGATGATCGGCCAGGGCTACTACGACACCGTGACGCCCCCGGTGATCCGCCGCAACGTCCTTGAGGCACCCGCCTGGTACACCGCGTACACGCCCTACCAGCCGGAGATCTCCCAGGGCCGTCTCGAGGCCCTGCTGAACTTCCAGACCATGGTCCAGGACCTGGTGGGCCTGCCCATCGCCAACGCCTCGCTGCTGGATGAAGCGACTGCGGTGGCGGAGGCTGTGCTGCTGATGCGCCGGGCCAACAAGAACAAGACCGCCCACGACGGCAAGACGGTCCTGGATGCGGACTGCCTGCCGCAGACCATTGCCATCGTCAAGGGCCGCGCCGAAGCCCTCGGGTTCGAGGTGGAGGTGGCGGACCTCTCGCAGGGACTGCCCGACGGCGACATCAACGGCGTTGTCCTCCAGCAGCCCGGTGTCTCCGGCCGCGTCTTCGACCACAGTGAGGTCATCGCCGCCGCCAAGGAACGCGGAGCCCTGGTGACGGTGGCCGCTGACCTGTTGGCCCTGACACTCATCACGCCTCCGGGCGAGCAGGGCGCGGACATCGCCGTCGGCTCCGCCCAGCGCCTGGGCGTTCCGCTGTTCTACGGCGGCCCGCACGCCGCCTACATGGCCGTGCAGAAGGGCCTGGAACGATCCCTGCCCGGCCGCCTGGTGGGCGTCTCCAAGGACTCCGCCGGTGTTCCCGCCTACCGCCTCGCGCTGCAGACCCGCGAGCAGCACATCCGCCGCGAGAAGGCCACGTCCAACATCTGCACGGCACAGGCGCTGCTGGCCATCGTTGCCTCCATGTACGCCGTCTACCACGGACCGGAGGGCCTGAAGGCGATCGCCGAAACCGCCCACGGCCACGCCAGGACCGTGGCCGCCTCGCTCAAGGCCGCCGGCCTGGACGTCCTGCACACCAGCTTCTTCGACACGGTGACGGTCTCCGTCCCGGGCAAGGCCGCCGGCATCATCGCCGCCGCCGAGCAGAAGGGCATCAACCTCCGCAGCATCGACGCCGACACCATTGGCATCTCCACCGATGAAACAACGACACCGGCCATCGTGGCCGACGTTCTGGCCGCCTTCGGTGCCGGGGCAGTGGAGGCGGCTGACGGTTTCGCCCTGGACGCCGCCGTCGAGCGTTCCTCCGCGTACCTGCAGCACCCGGTGTTCAACACGCACCGCTCCGAGACCCAGCTGCTGCGCTACATCCGCAAGCTCTCCGACCGTGACCTGGCGCTGGACCGCACCATGATTCCGCTGGGCTCCTGCACCATGAAGCTGAATGCCACGGCGGAGATGGAAGCCATTTCCTGGCCGGAGTTCGCCTCGATCCACCCGTTCGCGCCGGATTCCCAGACCGAGGGATGGCGTGAACTGATCGCCGACCTCGAGTCGCAGCTGACCGAGATCACCGGCTACGACCAGGTGTCCATCCAGCCGAACGCCGGCTCGCAGGGTGAGCTCGCCGGGCTGCTGGCCATCCGCGGCTACCACCTGTCCCGCGGCGACGACCAGCGCAATATCTGCCTGATCCCGGCCTCGGCGCACGGCACCAACGCCGCCTCGGCTGTGCTGGCCGGCATGAAGGTGGTCGTGGTGGCCACCGCCGCTGACGGCACGATTGACCACGCTGACCTGTACGCGAAGATCGAGCAGCACCGGGATGCACTTTCCTGCATCATGATCACCTACCCGTCCACGCACGGCGTGTACGACGCCGACGTCCGCGAGGTCTGCGACGCCATCCACGCCGCCGGCGGCCAGGTCTACATCGACGGGGCCAACCTCAACGCGCTCGTCGGGCTCGCGCAGCCCGGCAAGTTCGGCGGCGACGTGTCCCACCTGAACCTGCACAAGACCTTCTGCATCCCGCACGGCGGCGGCGGACCCGGTGTCGGCCCGGTCGCCGCGAAGGCACACCTGGCCCCCTTCATGCCGGGCGATGCTGCCACCTGGACCGAAGGCAACGACGTTCCGATCTCCGCCTCGCGCTTCGGCTCCGCCGGCGTGCTGCCCATCTCCTGGGCGTACGTCAAGCTCATGGGCGGCAGCGGCCTTACCGAAGCCACCAAGTCCGCGCTGCTCGCCGCGAACTACGTTGCCGCCAGCCTCAACGACTTCTTCCCCGTGCTCTACACGGGCGAAGGCGGCCTCGTGGCACACGAGTGCATTCTGGACCTGCGCGAACTCACCGCCCGGACCGGCGTCACCGCCGAGGACGTGGCCAAGCGCCTGATCGACTACGGCTTCCACGCGCCCACACTGGCGTTCCCGGTGGCCGGTACCCTGATGGTCGAACCCACCGAGTCCGAGGACCTGGGCGAGATCGACCGGTTCATCAAGGCCATGATCGCCATCCGCGGCGAGATCGACCAGGTTGCCAACGGTGACTTCACCGTGGAAAACAGCCCGCTGCGCAACGCACCCCACACCGCTGCCGCTGCGATCAGCTCCGACTGGGACCGCGCCTACCCTCGCGAGCAGGCCGTGTTCCCCGTGCACACGCTCAAGCAGGACAAGTACTTCCCGCCCGTGGGGCGCATCGACGGCGCAGCCGGCGACCGCAACCTGGTCTGCTCCTGCCCGCCGATTGAAGCCTTCGAGAACTAG
- the gcvT gene encoding glycine cleavage system aminomethyltransferase GcvT: MTENYTALYEEHKKLGASFTDFGGWQMPLKYGSELAEHHAVRNSAGIFDLSHMGEVWVTGPDAAAFLDYALAGKISAMAVGKAKYSLICNEDGGIIDDLIVYRRPADAEGHHRFLVVPNAGNAKVVAEALAQRSGSAREGGFEVAVDDVSAATSLIAVQGPKAEEILLRLVPAAQHELVTGLKYYAAVEVSFLVGGASRNLLLARTGYTGEDGFEIFVENDDAAALWQSIVAIADEGELTPSGLASRDSLRLEAGMPLYGNELSLEGDPFAAGLGPVVALSKEGDFVGKAALAAKKEAGAGSTSGRKLVGLKGLGRRAGRGHYPVLKDGNVVGEVTSGQPSPTLGYPVAMAYVDVAYAEPGTALDIDLRGKAEPFEVVALPFYKRSK; encoded by the coding sequence ATGACTGAGAACTACACTGCCCTTTACGAGGAGCACAAGAAGCTGGGCGCCTCGTTCACCGACTTCGGCGGCTGGCAGATGCCGCTGAAGTACGGCTCCGAACTGGCCGAGCACCACGCCGTCCGCAACTCGGCCGGCATCTTCGACCTCTCCCACATGGGCGAAGTCTGGGTGACCGGCCCGGACGCCGCAGCGTTCCTCGACTACGCCCTGGCCGGCAAGATCTCCGCCATGGCCGTAGGCAAGGCCAAGTACTCCCTGATCTGCAACGAGGACGGCGGCATCATCGACGACCTCATCGTGTACCGCCGGCCGGCAGACGCAGAGGGCCACCACCGGTTCCTGGTTGTGCCCAACGCCGGCAACGCCAAAGTCGTGGCCGAGGCACTGGCGCAGCGGTCTGGATCTGCCCGGGAGGGCGGGTTCGAGGTTGCCGTCGACGACGTTTCCGCCGCCACATCACTGATCGCCGTGCAGGGTCCCAAGGCCGAGGAGATCCTCCTGCGCCTGGTCCCGGCAGCCCAGCACGAGCTGGTGACCGGACTCAAGTACTACGCCGCCGTCGAGGTGTCCTTCCTGGTGGGCGGCGCCAGCCGGAACCTGCTCCTGGCCCGCACCGGGTACACCGGGGAGGACGGCTTCGAGATTTTCGTGGAGAACGACGACGCCGCCGCCCTCTGGCAGTCGATCGTCGCCATCGCGGACGAGGGGGAGCTGACGCCGTCCGGGCTCGCCTCCCGCGACTCGCTCCGCCTTGAGGCCGGCATGCCGCTGTACGGCAACGAACTCTCCCTCGAGGGGGACCCGTTCGCCGCCGGCCTGGGCCCCGTCGTCGCGCTGTCCAAGGAAGGCGACTTCGTGGGCAAGGCCGCGCTGGCAGCCAAGAAGGAAGCCGGCGCCGGTTCCACCTCGGGCCGCAAGCTCGTGGGCCTCAAGGGCCTGGGCCGCCGCGCCGGCCGCGGGCACTACCCGGTGCTCAAGGACGGCAACGTCGTTGGCGAAGTAACGTCCGGCCAGCCCAGCCCGACCCTCGGCTACCCGGTTGCCATGGCCTACGTCGACGTCGCCTACGCCGAACCCGGCACGGCACTGGACATCGACTTGCGCGGCAAGGCGGAGCCGTTCGAAGTCGTCGCACTGCCTTTCTACAAGCGCTCCAAGTAG